A single Pseudomonas sp. MM223 DNA region contains:
- the spuD_3 gene encoding Putrescine-binding periplasmic protein SpuD (*Name spuD_3) has product MRKVLKVIGGLLLASGASLAQAAEVDSGNTLRLYNWTDYIGETTLADFEKATGIKVIYDTFDGYETVQTKLLTGRSGYDLVMLNASLVPPLISAGVFQALDKQQLPSWQNLDQQVVNNLQGYDPGLKYSAPYTWGSSGVTYNVDKITARMPDAPIGSLAMLFDPKIVSRFADCGVTLMDAPTEVIPLALQYLGKDPRSASPADLKAAEQLLLGIRPYIRKFDSVNYLTSLPNGDVCLALTWSGDYATAQARAVEAKKDIKLSFFIPREGSLIWFDNLYIPKDAPHAANAHRFIEFLLQPQTMAKVTDYIHYANSNAAATALVRDDIRQDPAIYPDAHTRERLFAQKTQSPKDMRAITRVWSTVKTGF; this is encoded by the coding sequence ATGCGCAAGGTACTGAAGGTGATTGGTGGTCTGCTGCTGGCGTCTGGTGCCAGCCTGGCCCAGGCGGCAGAGGTGGACAGCGGCAACACGTTACGGTTGTACAACTGGACCGACTACATCGGCGAAACCACCCTGGCCGACTTCGAGAAGGCCACCGGCATCAAGGTCATCTACGACACCTTCGACGGCTACGAAACGGTGCAGACCAAACTGCTTACCGGCCGTTCCGGCTATGACCTGGTCATGCTCAATGCCTCGCTGGTACCCCCGCTGATCAGCGCCGGCGTGTTCCAGGCGCTGGACAAGCAGCAACTGCCCAGCTGGCAAAACCTCGATCAGCAGGTGGTCAACAACCTGCAGGGCTACGATCCTGGGTTGAAGTATTCGGCGCCCTATACCTGGGGCAGTTCAGGGGTAACCTACAACGTCGACAAGATCACCGCGCGCATGCCCGACGCGCCGATCGGTTCGCTGGCTATGCTGTTCGACCCCAAGATCGTTTCGCGCTTCGCCGATTGCGGCGTCACGCTGATGGATGCGCCTACCGAGGTCATCCCGCTGGCCCTGCAGTACCTGGGCAAGGACCCGCGCAGCGCGTCGCCCGCCGACCTCAAGGCGGCCGAGCAACTGCTGCTGGGCATCCGCCCCTACATTCGCAAGTTCGACTCGGTCAACTACCTCACCAGCCTGCCCAATGGTGATGTCTGCCTGGCGCTGACCTGGTCCGGTGACTACGCCACCGCACAGGCCCGAGCGGTAGAAGCGAAGAAGGACATCAAGCTGTCGTTCTTCATCCCCCGGGAAGGTTCGCTGATCTGGTTCGACAACCTGTACATCCCCAAAGATGCGCCGCACGCGGCCAACGCCCACCGCTTCATCGAGTTCCTGCTGCAACCGCAGACCATGGCCAAGGTCACCGACTACATCCACTACGCCAACAGCAACGCCGCCGCCACCGCGCTGGTGCGTGACGACATCCGCCAGGACCCGGCCATCTACCCCGACGCACACACCCGTGAGCGCCTGTTCGCGCAGAAAACCCAGAGCCCCAAGGACATGCGCGCCATCACCCGGGTCTGGAGCACGGTCAAGACCGGTTTCTAA
- the aphB gene encoding Acetylpolyamine amidohydrolase 2 (*Name aphB) yields the protein MLTIFSNNHRLHHGSELKGGAITPSFENPQRADTVLARVHSTGLGDVIAEQAFDRACYVAAHSERYVSFLENAWQEWAATGKTHDALPLVWPVRDLAIDREPGFIDGKLGFYAMDAGAPITAGTWAAVRSSANVALTGMQRIIDGADSAFALCRPPGHHAAREYMGGYCYLNNAAIAAERCLSQGAKRVAVLDVDFHHGNGTQNIFYDRPDVLFASLHGDPHVSYPYFSGYAHEKGAGAGEGFNANYPMGKGTRWAEYQLALQDALKRIVAHKPEFLVVSLGVDTFEDDPISHFKLTSEDFLRMGAEIASAGIPTLFVMEGGYMVDEIGINAVNTLQGFESAR from the coding sequence GTGCTGACAATCTTTAGCAACAACCACCGCTTGCACCATGGCTCGGAACTGAAGGGCGGCGCCATCACACCCTCGTTCGAAAACCCCCAGCGTGCCGACACCGTGCTGGCCCGGGTGCACAGCACCGGCCTTGGCGATGTCATAGCCGAACAGGCTTTCGACCGTGCCTGCTACGTGGCGGCGCACAGCGAGCGTTATGTAAGCTTCCTGGAAAACGCCTGGCAGGAATGGGCCGCCACCGGAAAGACCCACGATGCCTTGCCGCTGGTGTGGCCAGTGCGCGACCTGGCCATCGACCGTGAGCCCGGCTTCATCGACGGCAAGCTGGGCTTTTATGCCATGGACGCGGGCGCACCGATCACCGCCGGCACCTGGGCGGCGGTGCGCAGCAGCGCCAACGTTGCCTTGACCGGCATGCAGCGCATTATCGACGGTGCCGACAGTGCCTTCGCCCTGTGCCGCCCACCGGGCCACCATGCGGCCCGGGAATACATGGGCGGCTACTGCTACCTGAACAACGCCGCCATCGCCGCCGAGCGCTGCCTGAGCCAGGGTGCCAAGCGCGTGGCCGTGCTGGATGTGGACTTCCACCACGGCAATGGCACACAGAACATCTTCTACGATCGCCCCGATGTGTTGTTCGCCTCCCTGCATGGCGACCCGCACGTCTCTTACCCGTACTTCTCTGGCTATGCCCATGAAAAAGGCGCAGGTGCCGGCGAGGGCTTCAACGCCAACTACCCGATGGGCAAGGGCACGCGCTGGGCCGAGTACCAGTTGGCATTGCAGGACGCGCTCAAGCGCATCGTCGCGCACAAGCCTGAATTCCTGGTCGTGTCGCTGGGTGTCGACACCTTCGAAGATGACCCGATCAGCCACTTCAAGCTCACCAGCGAAGACTTCCTGCGCATGGGCGCCGAGATCGCCAGTGCCGGTATCCCGACCCTGTTCGTGATGGAAGGCGGCTACATGGTCGACGAAATCGGCATCAATGCAGTGAACACCCTGCAAGGTTTTGAAAGCGCGCGCTAA
- the cntA_1 gene encoding Carnitine monooxygenase oxygenase subunit (*Name cntA_1), protein MNDFKRLPADFCANADEAFTIPANFYTKAAVFEHEKEAIFARSWICVGHRSEVADNNAYITREVIGESIIVVRGRDSVLRAFYNVCPHRGHQLLSGSGKAKNVITCPYHAWTFKLDGELAHARNCDNVVNFDKENSTLVQLRVEEYAGFIFINMDMDAGSVEDQLPGMQARMREACAVIDDLHLAARFVSDTPANWKSIVDNYLECYHCAPAHPGFSDSVDVGQYSHTMHGNWTLQYGLAKPSEQSFKFDESVKDPSFAGFWAWPCTMFNVPPGANFMTVIYEFPVDAETTLQHYDIYFLNKDITEEQQKLIDWYREVFRPEDLRLVESVQKGLKSRGYRGQGRIMADRERSGMSEHGIAHFHNLIAVAHLDD, encoded by the coding sequence ATGAACGACTTCAAACGCCTGCCCGCCGATTTCTGCGCGAACGCCGACGAGGCCTTCACCATCCCGGCCAATTTCTACACCAAGGCCGCGGTGTTCGAACACGAGAAAGAAGCCATCTTCGCCCGCAGCTGGATCTGCGTGGGCCACCGCAGCGAAGTGGCAGACAACAATGCCTACATCACCCGCGAAGTGATTGGCGAGAGCATTATCGTGGTGCGCGGCCGTGACAGCGTGCTGCGTGCGTTCTACAACGTCTGCCCGCACCGTGGCCACCAGTTGCTCAGCGGCAGCGGCAAGGCCAAGAACGTCATCACCTGCCCCTACCACGCCTGGACCTTCAAGCTCGACGGCGAACTGGCCCACGCCCGCAACTGCGACAACGTGGTCAACTTCGACAAAGAGAATTCCACCCTGGTGCAACTGCGCGTAGAGGAATACGCCGGCTTCATCTTCATCAACATGGACATGGACGCGGGCTCCGTCGAAGACCAGCTGCCAGGCATGCAAGCACGCATGCGTGAAGCCTGTGCGGTAATCGACGACCTGCACCTGGCGGCGCGCTTCGTCAGCGACACCCCGGCCAACTGGAAGTCGATCGTCGACAACTACCTGGAATGCTACCACTGCGCCCCGGCCCACCCGGGCTTCTCCGACTCGGTGGACGTTGGCCAGTACAGCCACACCATGCACGGTAACTGGACCCTGCAATATGGCCTGGCGAAACCTTCGGAGCAGTCGTTCAAGTTTGACGAAAGCGTGAAAGACCCGTCGTTCGCCGGCTTCTGGGCCTGGCCGTGCACCATGTTCAACGTGCCGCCAGGGGCCAACTTCATGACCGTGATCTACGAGTTCCCGGTCGATGCCGAAACCACCCTGCAGCACTATGACATCTACTTCCTCAACAAGGACATCACCGAAGAACAGCAGAAGCTGATCGACTGGTACCGCGAAGTGTTCCGCCCAGAAGACCTGCGCCTGGTCGAAAGCGTGCAGAAGGGCCTGAAGTCGCGTGGCTACCGTGGCCAGGGCCGCATCATGGCCGACCGCGAGCGCAGTGGCATGAGCGAACACGGCATTGCCCACTTCCACAACCTGATCGCCGTGGCCCACCTCGACGATTGA
- the dmlR_9 gene encoding HTH-type transcriptional regulator DmlR (*Name dmlR_9) — protein sequence MNNLPSLDDLNIFLQVAKRASFAAVADELGMSAAYISKRIRMLEQTLEVRLLHRTTRRVTVSEEGERVYQWALQIFDAVQRMGDDISAQHREPAGQLRIASSLGLGRRFVAPALSELAERYPRLDIRLDVHDRLVDLIAEGVDLDIRVGNAIAPNLIAKPLARNRRVLCAAPAYLARRGTPKVLGDLGSHDCLVIKERDHPFGVWQLMGPDGEEGVRVTGGLSTNHGEVAHQWCLDGRGILLRSWWDVHDSLQDGRLVQVLEAYHQPADIWAVYTSPLASSAKVRVAVDFFRQYFAERYSLPE from the coding sequence GTGAACAATCTGCCCAGCCTCGACGACCTCAACATCTTCCTGCAAGTGGCCAAGCGCGCCAGCTTCGCGGCCGTGGCCGACGAGCTGGGCATGTCGGCGGCGTATATCAGCAAGCGCATTCGCATGTTGGAGCAAACCCTGGAGGTGCGCTTGCTGCACCGCACCACTCGGCGGGTGACGGTGAGCGAGGAGGGCGAGCGCGTGTATCAATGGGCGTTGCAAATCTTCGATGCGGTGCAGCGCATGGGCGACGACATCAGTGCCCAGCACCGCGAGCCGGCCGGGCAGTTGCGCATCGCCAGCAGCCTGGGCCTGGGCCGGCGCTTTGTGGCGCCGGCTTTGTCGGAACTGGCTGAACGCTACCCGCGGCTGGACATTCGCCTGGATGTGCACGACCGCCTGGTGGACCTGATTGCCGAAGGTGTCGACCTGGACATACGCGTGGGCAACGCCATTGCTCCCAACCTGATCGCCAAGCCGCTGGCACGCAACCGCCGGGTACTGTGTGCTGCGCCGGCGTACCTGGCGCGGCGCGGTACCCCCAAGGTACTGGGCGACCTGGGCAGCCACGACTGCCTGGTGATCAAGGAGCGTGACCATCCGTTTGGCGTGTGGCAACTGATGGGCCCGGACGGCGAAGAAGGCGTGCGGGTGACCGGCGGCCTGTCGACCAACCATGGCGAAGTGGCGCACCAGTGGTGCCTGGACGGGCGCGGGATATTGTTGCGTTCATGGTGGGACGTGCACGACAGCCTGCAGGACGGGCGCCTGGTGCAGGTGTTGGAGGCTTATCACCAGCCGGCGGATATCTGGGCGGTGTACACCTCGCCGTTGGCCAGTTCGGCCAAGGTGCGGGTGGCGGTGGACTTTTTCCGGCAGTACTTTGCCGAGCGTTACAGCTTGCCGGAGTAG
- a CDS encoding Tartrate dehydrogenase/decarboxylase, which translates to MSKTFRIAAIPGDGIGNEVLPEGIRVVEAAARKHGLDISFEFFEWASCDYYLAHGKMMPDDWFEQLKGFDALYFGAVGWPDKVPDHISLWGSLLKFRRDFDQYVNIRPVRLFPGVPCPLAGREPGDIDFVVIRENTEGEYSSLGGRMFEGTENEFVLQESVFTRRGVDRILKYAFEVAQTRKRKHVTSATKSNGMAVSMPYWDERTAAMAANYPEISWDKQHIDILCARFVLQPDRFDVVVASNLFGDILSDLGPACAGTIGIAPSANLNPERKFPSLFEPVHGSAPDIYGKNIANPIAMIWSGALMLDFLGNDGADPRYRAAHDDILKAIEQVIAAGDVTRDMGGQQSTQQVGQAITALIEG; encoded by the coding sequence ATGAGCAAGACCTTCAGAATCGCGGCAATCCCAGGCGACGGCATCGGCAACGAAGTACTGCCTGAAGGCATTCGTGTGGTCGAGGCCGCTGCGCGCAAGCATGGGCTGGACATCAGCTTCGAGTTCTTCGAGTGGGCCAGCTGCGACTACTACCTGGCCCACGGCAAGATGATGCCGGATGACTGGTTCGAACAGCTCAAGGGGTTCGACGCCCTGTACTTTGGTGCCGTGGGCTGGCCAGACAAAGTGCCTGACCACATCTCGCTGTGGGGGTCGCTGCTCAAGTTCCGCCGTGACTTCGACCAGTACGTGAACATTCGCCCGGTGCGCCTGTTCCCCGGCGTACCCTGCCCGCTGGCTGGCCGTGAACCCGGCGACATCGACTTCGTGGTCATCCGCGAAAACACCGAAGGCGAGTACTCGTCGCTGGGCGGGCGCATGTTCGAAGGCACCGAGAACGAGTTCGTGCTGCAAGAATCGGTATTTACCCGCCGTGGCGTCGACCGCATTCTCAAGTATGCCTTCGAAGTGGCCCAGACCCGCAAGCGCAAGCACGTCACCTCGGCCACCAAGTCCAACGGCATGGCCGTGAGCATGCCGTACTGGGACGAGCGCACCGCCGCGATGGCAGCCAATTATCCGGAAATCAGCTGGGACAAGCAGCACATTGATATCCTCTGCGCCCGCTTCGTATTGCAACCGGACCGCTTCGACGTGGTCGTGGCTTCGAACCTGTTCGGCGACATCCTGTCCGACCTCGGCCCGGCCTGCGCCGGCACTATCGGCATCGCGCCATCGGCCAACCTGAACCCCGAGCGCAAGTTCCCGTCGCTGTTCGAGCCGGTGCACGGCTCGGCACCAGACATCTACGGCAAGAACATCGCCAACCCGATCGCGATGATCTGGTCCGGTGCGCTGATGCTCGACTTCCTCGGCAACGACGGCGCCGACCCCCGCTACCGCGCGGCTCACGACGACATCCTCAAAGCCATCGAGCAGGTCATCGCCGCCGGTGACGTGACCCGCGACATGGGTGGCCAGCAGTCTACCCAGCAAGTAGGCCAGGCCATCACCGCGCTGATCGAAGGCTGA
- the spuC_2 gene encoding Putrescine--pyruvate aminotransferase (*Name spuC_2) has product MATPSKAFTIAHDPLVEADKAHYMHGYHVFDEHREQGALNIVAGEGAYIRDAQGNRFLDAVGGMWCTNIGLGREEMALAIADQVRQLAYSNPFSDMANDVAIELCQKLAQLAPGDLNHVFLTTGGSTAVDTAYRLIQYYQNCRGKPHKKHIIARYNAYHGSTTLTMSIGNKAADRVPEFDYHHDLIHHVSNPNPYRAPHDMDEAEFLDYLVAEFEDKILSLGADNVAAFFAEPIMGSGGVIIPPQGYFQRMWQLCQTYDILFVADEVVTSFGRLGTFFASEELFGVTPDIITTAKGLTSAYLPLGACIFSERIWAVIAEPGKGRCFTHGFTYSGHPVCCTAALKNIEIIEREQLLDHVKDVGGYLEQRLQSLRGLPLVGDVRCMKLMACVEFVADKASKALFPDEVNIGERIHSKAQARGLLVRPIMHLNVMSPPLIVTHAQVDEIVETLRQCIIETARELTALGLYQGR; this is encoded by the coding sequence ATGGCCACCCCAAGCAAAGCATTCACCATCGCCCACGACCCGCTGGTGGAAGCCGACAAGGCCCACTACATGCACGGCTACCATGTGTTCGACGAGCACCGTGAACAAGGTGCGTTGAACATCGTCGCCGGCGAGGGTGCCTACATTCGTGACGCCCAAGGCAACCGCTTCCTCGATGCCGTCGGCGGCATGTGGTGCACCAACATCGGCCTGGGCCGCGAGGAAATGGCCCTGGCCATCGCCGACCAGGTGCGCCAGCTGGCGTATTCCAACCCATTTTCCGACATGGCCAACGACGTGGCCATCGAGCTGTGCCAGAAGCTTGCGCAACTGGCGCCGGGCGACCTGAACCACGTGTTTCTCACCACCGGCGGCTCGACTGCGGTCGACACCGCCTACCGGCTGATCCAGTACTACCAGAACTGCCGCGGCAAGCCACACAAGAAGCACATCATCGCCCGCTACAACGCCTACCACGGCTCTACCACCCTGACCATGTCGATCGGCAACAAGGCCGCCGACCGGGTGCCAGAGTTCGATTACCACCACGACCTGATCCACCACGTCTCCAACCCCAACCCGTACCGCGCCCCGCATGACATGGACGAGGCCGAGTTCCTCGACTACCTGGTGGCCGAATTCGAGGACAAGATCCTGTCGCTGGGTGCCGACAATGTGGCGGCGTTCTTTGCCGAGCCGATCATGGGCTCGGGCGGGGTGATCATTCCGCCGCAGGGCTACTTCCAGCGCATGTGGCAGCTGTGCCAGACCTACGACATCCTGTTTGTCGCCGACGAGGTGGTGACCTCGTTCGGGCGCCTGGGCACCTTTTTCGCCAGCGAGGAGCTGTTTGGCGTAACCCCCGACATCATCACCACCGCCAAGGGCCTGACCTCGGCCTACCTGCCGCTGGGCGCGTGCATTTTCTCCGAGCGCATCTGGGCGGTGATTGCCGAGCCGGGCAAGGGCCGCTGCTTTACCCATGGTTTTACCTACAGTGGCCACCCGGTGTGCTGCACGGCGGCGCTGAAAAACATCGAGATCATCGAGCGCGAGCAACTGCTCGATCACGTCAAGGACGTGGGTGGTTACCTGGAGCAGCGCCTGCAAAGCCTGCGCGGGTTGCCGCTGGTGGGTGATGTGCGTTGCATGAAACTGATGGCTTGCGTCGAGTTCGTTGCCGACAAGGCCAGCAAGGCGCTGTTCCCGGACGAGGTGAACATCGGCGAACGCATCCACAGCAAGGCCCAGGCACGCGGGTTGCTGGTGCGCCCGATCATGCACCTGAACGTGATGTCGCCGCCGTTGATCGTCACCCATGCGCAGGTGGACGAGATTGTCGAAACCTTGCGCCAGTGCATCATCGAAACCGCGCGCGAACTGACCGCGCTTGGCCTGTACCAGGGCCGATGA
- the decR_2 gene encoding DNA-binding transcriptional activator DecR (*Name decR_2), with product MSKAFAVEQLDDTDRELLRLLQEDGTLSSAALGERLSMTVTPCWRRRKRLEELGIIKDYQANLDRRKLGYDVMAFAQVRFGNHSAEAPDEFEQVILKLPQVLSCHKVTGEADYVLTVLATDLESYGRFVEEVLRRQPGIASIQSSLALREVKAVSRIPVA from the coding sequence ATGAGCAAAGCTTTTGCTGTTGAACAACTGGACGACACTGACCGCGAACTGCTGCGCCTTTTGCAGGAGGACGGCACCCTGTCGAGCGCTGCGCTGGGCGAGCGCCTGTCGATGACCGTGACGCCTTGCTGGCGCAGGCGCAAACGGCTGGAAGAGCTGGGCATCATCAAGGACTACCAGGCCAACCTCGACCGCAGGAAGCTGGGGTACGACGTAATGGCGTTTGCCCAGGTGCGCTTTGGCAACCATTCGGCCGAGGCGCCGGATGAATTCGAGCAGGTGATCCTGAAGCTGCCGCAGGTGCTGTCGTGCCACAAGGTGACCGGGGAGGCCGATTATGTGCTGACGGTGCTGGCGACTGACCTGGAGAGTTATGGGCGGTTTGTCGAAGAGGTGTTGCGCCGTCAGCCGGGGATTGCCTCGATCCAGTCGAGCCTGGCGCTGCGCGAAGTGAAGGCGGTCTCCCGGATACCGGTGGCCTGA
- the yeaX_2 gene encoding Carnitine monooxygenase reductase subunit (*Name yeaX_2), whose amino-acid sequence MANTYEMFSVRVTDVEHATPLIKRFTLAREDGAAMPAFTGGSHVIVQMQGADGSQFSNAYSLMSDPRDTRSYQIGVRLEEQSKGGSAFMHQQVEVGTRLTISSPNNLFALDPSAGRHVLIAGGIGITPFLAQLHELEGGSTDYELHYAFRAPEHGAFQDQLANGPHAANTQFYIDSLDRKLDLAALCAGLDEQAHLYVCGPKPLIDAVIACAAQAGIAEQRVHWEQFAATPVAGSAFTVVLAQSGVELQVEEGMTILQAIEKSKAAKVECLCREGVCGTCETAILEGEAEHYDQYLSDEEKAAQQSIMLCVSRARTARLVLDL is encoded by the coding sequence ATGGCCAACACTTATGAAATGTTCAGCGTACGCGTAACCGACGTGGAACACGCCACGCCGCTGATCAAGCGCTTTACCCTGGCCCGCGAAGACGGCGCGGCGATGCCCGCCTTCACCGGTGGCAGCCACGTCATCGTGCAGATGCAAGGCGCTGACGGCAGCCAGTTCAGCAACGCCTACTCGTTGATGAGCGACCCGCGCGACACCCGCAGCTACCAGATCGGCGTGCGCCTGGAAGAGCAGTCCAAGGGCGGCTCGGCGTTCATGCACCAGCAGGTGGAAGTCGGCACCCGCCTGACCATCTCCTCGCCCAACAACCTGTTCGCCCTCGACCCTTCGGCTGGCCGTCACGTACTGATTGCCGGCGGCATCGGCATTACCCCGTTCCTGGCGCAACTGCATGAGCTGGAAGGCGGCAGCACCGACTACGAGCTGCACTATGCCTTCCGCGCACCAGAGCACGGCGCGTTCCAGGACCAGTTGGCCAACGGCCCGCATGCAGCCAACACGCAGTTCTACATCGACAGCCTCGACCGCAAGCTTGACCTGGCTGCCCTGTGCGCAGGGCTGGACGAGCAGGCGCACCTGTACGTGTGTGGCCCCAAACCGCTGATCGACGCGGTCATCGCCTGCGCCGCCCAGGCCGGCATTGCCGAGCAGCGCGTGCATTGGGAACAGTTTGCCGCCACCCCGGTTGCCGGCAGTGCCTTTACCGTGGTGCTGGCGCAATCGGGCGTTGAGCTGCAGGTAGAAGAAGGCATGACCATTTTGCAAGCCATCGAGAAGTCGAAGGCCGCCAAGGTCGAGTGCCTGTGCCGCGAAGGCGTATGCGGTACGTGCGAGACGGCGATTCTTGAAGGTGAGGCCGAGCATTACGACCAGTACCTGAGCGACGAAGAAAAAGCCGCCCAGCAGAGCATCATGCTGTGCGTCTCCCGCGCCCGTACTGCCCGGCTGGTGCTGGACCTGTAA
- the betL_1 gene encoding Glycine betaine transporter BetL (*Name betL_1) codes for MSHKNKKIDVFLITVSLIAVLLTVIGLAAFPAQAESAANQLFELSTRTFGTSVQVLVFASTLAVLYLAFSKYGNIRLGSGKPEYATATWVFMFICAGMGSSTLYWGVMEWAYYYQTPGLNIAAATPKALEYSVGYSFFHWGISAWSIYALASLAMAYHFHVRKKSGLNLASVIEAVTGFKATGPVGRTVDLIFLLTMMGALTVSLALTASTLTRGLHDLTGTPDTFTVQLMVIGGVAVMFSLSSYIGIDGGLQRLSKMVCIGALVFAAVVLLVGPTQFTLNNTANSIGLMIQNYVHMSLFTDPAGDGAFTRNWTVFYWLWWVSYAPGVAMFVTRVSRGRQIKEVVLALLLGGSFGCWFFFGALESYSMHQFITGAVDVPKMLAEQGGESAVTHLLLALPWGQVFLGVYLFIMAIFCASHMDAAAYAVAATSTRNLREGDDPTPTHRLFWCVVLTLVPLAMLFAKASLSTMKTAVVLTAIPFMVILLVKIYGFFKWMIADYGQVPAHVIEEEAARMAGEQPAEQAPRSAAAVH; via the coding sequence ATGTCGCACAAGAATAAAAAGATTGATGTGTTCCTGATTACCGTGAGCCTGATCGCCGTACTGCTCACCGTGATCGGCCTTGCAGCCTTCCCCGCCCAGGCTGAAAGCGCCGCCAACCAGTTGTTCGAGCTGTCCACCCGCACCTTTGGTACCAGTGTGCAGGTGCTGGTGTTCGCCAGTACCCTGGCAGTGCTGTACCTGGCCTTCAGCAAGTACGGCAACATCCGCCTGGGCAGTGGCAAGCCTGAATACGCCACCGCCACCTGGGTGTTCATGTTCATCTGTGCCGGCATGGGTTCGTCGACCCTCTACTGGGGCGTGATGGAATGGGCCTACTACTACCAGACCCCAGGCCTGAACATCGCCGCCGCTACCCCCAAGGCACTCGAGTACAGCGTGGGCTATTCGTTCTTCCACTGGGGTATCAGCGCCTGGTCGATCTACGCCCTGGCCTCGCTGGCCATGGCCTATCACTTCCATGTACGCAAGAAGAGCGGCCTGAACCTGGCTTCGGTTATCGAAGCGGTGACAGGTTTCAAGGCCACCGGCCCAGTAGGCCGTACCGTCGACCTGATCTTCCTGCTGACCATGATGGGCGCACTGACCGTGTCGCTGGCCCTCACCGCCTCTACCCTGACGCGCGGCCTGCATGACCTGACCGGCACCCCGGATACCTTCACCGTGCAATTGATGGTGATTGGCGGCGTGGCGGTGATGTTCTCGCTCAGTTCCTACATCGGTATCGATGGTGGCCTGCAGCGCCTGAGCAAGATGGTGTGCATCGGCGCGCTGGTGTTTGCCGCGGTCGTGCTGCTGGTGGGCCCGACCCAGTTCACCCTCAACAACACCGCCAACTCGATTGGCCTGATGATCCAGAACTACGTGCACATGAGCCTGTTCACCGACCCGGCGGGCGACGGTGCCTTTACCCGCAACTGGACGGTGTTCTACTGGCTGTGGTGGGTGTCGTACGCCCCGGGCGTGGCCATGTTCGTCACCCGCGTGTCGCGCGGCCGGCAGATCAAGGAAGTGGTCCTGGCCCTGCTGCTGGGGGGCAGCTTCGGTTGCTGGTTCTTCTTCGGCGCGCTGGAAAGCTACAGCATGCACCAGTTCATCACCGGCGCAGTGGACGTACCGAAAATGCTCGCCGAACAAGGCGGCGAATCGGCCGTGACGCACCTGCTGCTGGCCTTGCCGTGGGGCCAGGTGTTCCTTGGCGTGTACCTGTTCATCATGGCCATCTTCTGTGCTTCGCACATGGATGCCGCGGCCTACGCGGTGGCTGCCACCAGCACCCGCAACCTGCGTGAAGGTGACGACCCGACGCCAACCCACCGCTTGTTCTGGTGCGTGGTGCTGACCCTGGTGCCGCTGGCCATGCTGTTCGCCAAAGCCTCGCTGTCCACCATGAAAACCGCCGTGGTGCTTACCGCAATCCCGTTCATGGTGATTCTGCTGGTGAAGATCTACGGCTTCTTCAAGTGGATGATCGCCGACTACGGCCAGGTACCAGCCCACGTTATCGAAGAAGAAGCTGCACGGATGGCCGGTGAACAACCTGCCGAACAGGCTCCGCGCAGCGCTGCTGCCGTGCATTGA